Within the Maniola hyperantus chromosome 7, iAphHyp1.2, whole genome shotgun sequence genome, the region CATGTCTTtcggtattttacaggatatatttcggagagtgtactgaagaacttttcaacctcaTTCCTCCTTCatctttctactatcgtaccgcaaggtatcgccaaggtctgcacccgtacgtagtcgaaattccccgGATACGTAAGAAgcaatttgcctcctcatttctgattcgaaccgccaagatttggaacacccttccagcatcagttttcccaccgaattataatatggctaccttcaagacaagagtgaataggcatcttctaggcaagcgcgctccatcttaggctgcatcatcacttgctacccaggtctgattgcagccaagcgctagtctataaattaaaaaaaaacgagatAAGCTTGATTTCTATCAGGTATGAGCAGTTTTATCAGTAtagataaattataattaagtacatCAGTTTACATTACAATCATCTCTAATAGACAGCAAGGTTGGGACATATTGTTGGGCTTGCTAAAAAGACGCCTCTTCCTTTTGAGattagggtaggtaggtaggctcaAGTTAGACACAGCAGGAACACCGTTGCAAGAAGGGCATTGTATAGCTATTACTATATTAGCTATTAATATTAGCTTACCGTTCCTGATATTTCATCAGTCAGCAATTTTTCGCTAGCTTTGTTGTACCAAAGACAAGCCGGTTGAATGTAGTCTGTAAATACAACTTCAGTCTTCAACTTCAGAAGAGCAATGTCATTATGCACAAACCGATATTGAAATTCTTCGTGCATGATTATTCTGTGAACCTAATAAgggaaaaaaaattgtgatgttTCAGTTCTCATACTATTACTCATTCTTAAGGGTTGTCATCCCTTTCTAGATCCTCCCACGTACAAGTTAATCAAGGGTAAGGGATTTAACTCTTTAGTTTaacagttattattattaccagaTGTAAGTCTAatcttttgtttatatttatctGTTTGAGGCACAGGGGAGGCAAAAAGGTTGAATTCAGATTTTCCAAATTCGGTTACACGTCCAGTTATCGATTTAAGACAACGCTGCTAACCTAGCACAATGACTGGTTTGACatgatattataagtacctatatacgcTATCGCAACTATTCCACACGTCCCTTAATCAACGAGAAAGTGAAGAGATTAAAAAACATACGTACTTCTCTTTCTTGAGATCCGACATCGCCTCCATACAAATTGTATTTCCCAAGAACAACGCTCAAAATATCTGGCGAAAGTGAGACTCCCCTCACACTAGCGCAGTGAGCAgctgtaggtataaaataaaaggaaaagttgactgactgactgactgactgatctatcaaagcacaactcaaactactggattaATCGAGCTgcaatttcgcatgcagatagctattatgtggtAGACATcggcttagaaaggatttttgaaatttcaatccctaaaggggtaaagtaggtaaaaaagtATAGTACAGCACATAAAATTAATGTAGAGAAacttaaaagtttttaaaaggAACTAAATGATGATagttgtattataataatattctgtGATGATGACAAGTTTAAATAAATGCCTGTCTATTTTGTGACCAAGGAATTTGTAACTTCTTTACCTGTTAAAACAAAATGTTTAGAGAGAAGAGTTCCACCACAGATATATTTAATAGACGGATAGTCAAATCTATATACTGCCGCATGCCACGGCCAATCCCCTGGTTTTGTTTGGGCGCCATTAACAATCAGCTCGACATGTCCAATTTTGCGTCTACCGCAATTTTGCTGGGTCTCATCATCGACGGTGTTCGCAGCGTATGCATCAAGAAAGTGCTGAAATGTGAGGAATaggtagaataaaatattttagcgtttaaactctcgtgagtgatttccattatatataatatctgtcaacggctgtactcacgtatttagtagACGTcggcgcgcagtctcaaccgcgacgcgtgcgcgaactgaactcttgaaaaaggaccccggatgggtttgaaactagtcgggctaacgtcgactaaatacgtgagtacagccatTGACAGATGTTATTATGAATtgaattatattaaactagcttatgctcgcgacttcgtccgcgtggactacacaaatttcaaacccccatttcacccccttggggttgaatttccataaatcctttcttagcggatgcctatgtcttaatagctatcggcttgccaaatttcagcccgatccgtccagtagtttgagctgtgcgtcgatagatcagtcagtcagtcagtcagtcagtcaccttttcattttatatatttagataattatgttattattgaCAACGTTATAGGTACTTTTACGCtcggtttttctttttattaatgtATTAATTAGTTAATACTATTTACAAAACCATACACCTAAGATACACTTAAACAGATCcgtatgttttaaatttattttttaataatttctacCAAGTTtccaaacgaaaaaaaaaaatctcaatgaAACGTGGACATAGACAATTATTGGTCTTGTCCACAAATGCAGGGATGCTCAGCGTGATACGGAGTGAGCTATGTTGagtgtctctctgagggacaaaatccgttaCGAAAGAAGAATCCGTGGGAAAACCAAtttaaccaacatagctcaacaaattagtaagctgaagtggcagtgggcaggccatgtctatACTCTCGCAGATCCGATTACTGCTagagcagacgtgttctggagtcgAGACCACGTACCAGCAAGCACAATTAGTgatgacctccaacccgctgggcTGAAGACATTAAGACATTAAGAAGCTAGCTGGCAGTGGGTTGATGAGGAAAGCGGAGGACCGTGTCAAttgtgtccagcagtgaacgagGTTAATTGTGGGGGTGATTGATTGAATGAAACTTTATAAGCAACTACAGGTATTCAATCTGTAGATAGACTCTAACGGATTAAGAGTCCGTGAGGTCCAGACCTTCGCTATTTTAtgaaaactgaaagtttctatgctaTGGAGGAACAATCAGCTACTATAAAGTTTTGATCATGGttgctttggcagataacacgAAACAAAGAcatataaaatctttttttatagtattaaaaataacGTCATGCAtggccagacacttagtatcatggcaaccgaaccccctgccagacacccaagAAGTCTGTTTGTTATCTGCCAAACCCACCTTGAtcgaaacttcatagtcgctgaacGTTCCTCTCTGAGTTGGGggcaatgcgcagagaaactttcaacttttataaaataacgaatgtctggcCCACACAGGCTCTTTCTCTACAATGTTTGTCAGTCAAACGCAGTACACAAAAactgaaaattattttaccGAGGTGTCTTACCACATTTGGTTGATTGCAGTATTCCACATTATTAATTTTGAAGCTGGTTACATAAGGGATCCTTCCGGGAGCAGTTCCCTTCACCTTGTAGCCGTAGAAAATGTGATGCGGGTCAGACGTTCTATATTGTTGCGTTACCGCTGTACCATTCCTCATGGAATATGGCGTGAACGTGTTATCtgccttaaataaataaactaaaattatgATAGAACATTATCCATGATTTCATACTATCACTTGCCAtaataaaatcacgtcaacctgttgcactgttgcgacttgattgaaggacaaaccaacaaaccaataaatgaactaaccaacaaacaacacacactttcgcatttataataagggtactgataagggtagTGATTCTGAATATTATACCAGTAAGTAGGGTTTTACTCAAAATTTATACTTTTCTTTTCGAAACCAATCTACTTACAAATTGCTAAAACTGAAATCACGTCTTCTTCGGCCGAACTCATTTTGACGGtgattgtttttgaaaacacgAAAACATTACCTGAGCATGGAAACGCCAAACGAAATGTTTTGTGtaaacgtttttagggttccgtacctcaaaaagaaaaacggaacccttataggatcactttgttgtctgtctgtctgtctgtctgtctgtctgtctgtctgtctgtctgtctgtctgtctgtctgtctgtctgtcaagaaacctacagggtacttcccgttgacctagaatcatgaaattaggcaggtaggtgggtcttatagctggctttaggggataaatctgaaaaccgtgaatttagggttagatcacacaaaaaaattaaattgtggtcatgaattaataattagtattttcaatactcgaagtaagataactatatcaagtgggatatcatatgaaagggctttacctgtacattctaaaacagatttttatttatttttatgcatcatagtttttaaattatcgtgaaaaatgtcgaaaaaatacgactgtagtacggaacactgagtgtgcgagcctgactcgcacttggccggttttttgtatgtgtgtgtgtagaGAAAAACACTACGCGCAGGAGACTCGGTTTGATAGAATCCTTCGATCAGTCCAGACTAATAATTTAATCAACTTACCGTTCTAATTTGCATAATAACATTCACATCGGCATTGAACTTAACTTCGATAGCAGCGCGTAAAGGTAATGCTTTGTTCGCGTACAAGTAGTACTGGTTCCTTTCTTTCGGGGGTAGTGTAGTATCATACCAAACAACAATGTCTCTCGAGTCATTACAAGGATACACAGCTACAATTGGGTTCCCATAAGGCATGCCATTTGGGATACTGTTACCGTTGATGACTTTTAAAAGAGACGTAAAGATTAGTAAGACTCGCTTCATCTTCTGGTAGGAACCTAGAAATTTCCCATATTAGtagatattatacttaatttaatagGTAGCCTTTAGTCTTATTAaaagacttccaaaaaggaggtggttctcaattcggcccgttttatttttaatgtttgtacaacgattttttcgaggttactggaccgatttgcaaatatatttttttaatcatcagAAGAAGTTTCCAGGATGGATTcagaatttttatgggactaccACGGAAGCTTttgctgttgattaaaaaaaattttattaatcgttcaagaaacctcgaaaaaatcggtgtacatactacatagtacGTTAAAAAAACtcggctgaattgagaaccacatccattttggaagtcggttaaaaaaagcaACTGcccagtttcttgctggttcttctcggtaggaaaggcattccgaattaGTGGTAAATGCTTTAGAAGTttagacgattcaaaagtacctagtcgtaaaagtttaattgaattttaaaaaatgattttgattttgattatgcataggtacctattctccACTTATAAGACTCTATCACTAGAATACACTCTAGTTCACAACCACTGTCttcaaataaagaaaattatagATACTATTGTAGGCATATAAGTCACTTGGAGATCATTAATCAAAAACTCGCAGTCTCAGTCTTTCAAGTTTTTTTCTCTATATTTGTCTCACGCTTGCTCTGTGACGTAATTCAACTGAGGTAGTAAAGCTGATAATGAGTTAACATTATAGGtaacttgatgatgcccgcgacttcgtccacgtggatttaggttttaaaaaatcacataggaactctttgaattttccgggataaagagaagcctatgtccttccccgcgatccaagctgtaccaaatttcatcaaaatcggttgaacggatgggccgtgaaaggctagcagacagacagacacactttcgcatttataatattagtatggataatattataTGTTGATAACCTGTGACTCTTAACATTGTATGATATCAATCCTCCTAACGTTTCAATAGCTAGGTAAACATGCCAAACAAAGTTTCAATCAACATTTCCTGCGAAGTGCGAACTATTcctgcgcgacaggtcgagatagcgatcggggtatgaggcggggggcacgccccgaacacccgcaccCGAAAACACTAaaaccacagtttaacgaaatactaccagttgttcgacgcctttaaagtcgagcgatgccgccgctcgtgtaggtatatacgtgttcctacgcaaatatgcaagggttgtcacaaaattgggattaaaatcgcggggaaatcgatgaaattttagacccttgttctgtttagaattcgtatagcatccgtaga harbors:
- the LOC117983778 gene encoding chymotrypsin-like elastase family member 2A, with protein sequence MKRVLLIFTSLLKVINGNSIPNGMPYGNPIVAVYPCNDSRDIVVWYDTTLPPKERNQYYLYANKALPLRAAIEVKFNADVNVIMQIRTVNNTFTPYSMRNGTAVTQQYRTSDPHHIFYGYKVKGTAPGRIPYVTSFKINNVEYCNQPNVHFLDAYAANTVDDETQQNCGRRKIGHVELIVNGAQTKPGDWPWHAAVYRFDYPSIKYICGGTLLSKHFVLTAAHCASVRGVSLSPDILSVVLGKYNLYGGDVGSQEREVHRIIMHEEFQYRFVHNDIALLKLKTEVVFTDYIQPACLWYNKASEKLLTDEISGTVVGWGFDSTDHLSRTIRQAQMPIVADSVCMTSNPNFYTSILTDMKFCAGYRNHTSACNGDSGSAFQVFIPDMVQRNVDTRNPGTWLVRGIVSLTVSREDAAICDPDQYVVFTDVAKYLTWIKNYVLDYE